The following proteins are encoded in a genomic region of Streptomyces sp. NBC_01723:
- a CDS encoding ZIP family metal transporter has product MAVFVALGAFLMTLAGGWTAQRVTDRRHLVLGLAGGLMLGVVGLDLLPEALEAAGDEVFGVPEALLLFVAGFLLAHLVERLLAARRAAHGADEHAQRSPEVGLTAAAAMVGHSAMDGVAIGAAFQVGGGMGAAVAMAVIAHDFADGFNTYTLTSLYGNARRRAIAMLVADALAPVAGAASTLLFTIPEGVLGAYLGLFGGVLLYLAAAEILPEAHHEHPARSTLLCTVAGAAFIWLVVGIAE; this is encoded by the coding sequence ATGGCGGTCTTCGTCGCGCTCGGCGCGTTCCTGATGACGCTGGCCGGCGGCTGGACGGCACAGCGCGTGACCGACCGGCGCCACCTGGTCCTGGGGCTGGCCGGCGGCCTGATGCTGGGCGTCGTCGGCCTCGACCTGCTGCCCGAGGCACTGGAGGCGGCCGGCGACGAGGTGTTCGGCGTACCCGAGGCGCTGCTGCTCTTCGTCGCCGGCTTCCTCCTCGCGCACCTGGTGGAACGCCTGCTGGCCGCCCGCCGCGCCGCGCACGGCGCCGACGAGCACGCGCAGCGCTCGCCCGAGGTGGGCCTCACGGCGGCCGCCGCGATGGTCGGGCACAGCGCGATGGACGGCGTGGCGATCGGCGCCGCCTTCCAGGTGGGCGGCGGCATGGGCGCGGCGGTGGCGATGGCGGTGATCGCCCACGACTTCGCGGACGGCTTCAACACCTACACGCTGACCAGCCTGTACGGGAACGCCCGCCGCCGCGCGATCGCGATGCTGGTCGCCGACGCCCTGGCACCCGTGGCCGGCGCGGCCTCCACCCTGCTCTTCACGATCCCGGAGGGCGTGCTCGGTGCGTATCTCGGCCTGTTCGGCGGCGTACTGCTCTACCTCGCCGCCGCCGAGATCCTGCCCGAGGCCCACCACGAGCACCCGGCCCGCTCGACCCTGCTGTGCACCGTTGCCGGCGCGGCCTTCATCTGGCTGGTGGTCGGCATCGCGGAGTGA